The DNA sequence AATTAAACAAATTGCATATTAACAAATAAACAACAACCGACACCGGGAAATAATAGCAATAATTACGTTTGGTTACGGATTGAACGCGCGGCCTCCGACCGCCACGATTTTTCGAAGACGTTCGCGAACGATCTGTGAATAAGAAAAAAACGAGGCACCACGCGAACATGGCGAGAGACCGCATTTTTTCTGTTGTCCGCGAGCGAAAAGATCTGTTACGAACGCCGTCGTTGGGCGATAACACCTTTCATTATTGGCTGAGCGGTGCGAGTCGGATCTTTCTGCGGTGGGGATGACGTAGGCAATCGAGGTTACTGGGCGGGCGTACAGATGTGAACAACCCTGTGAAAAAGGTGTTGTCCATCTGTTAAATGACAAGGGTGAAGATGCAACAGTGGGGAAATGCACTGGCCGCGATCCGCGGAAAACTGAGCGCGCAGGTCTTCGAGACCTGGTTCGCGCCGATCGTGGCGACCGGCATCGGCGAGGATCGGGTCACGCTCGGCGTTCCCAACAACTTCTTCAAGGAGTGGCTGACCAACAACTACGTGGAGCTCATCCGCGACGCGCTGCACGCTGAGCTCGGGCGGCGCGTCGAGGTGGAGATCGAGGTCGTGTGCCGTCCTCTGGAGGGTGGCGCGACCGCCCCCGAGGAGAGGGAGGCGACGCCGAGCCGCCGGATCCCGTCCCTGGACTCGCGGCTGAACCCGAAGTACACGTTCTCGAACTTCGTCGTCGGGACGTCGAACCAGCTCCCGCACGCGGCGTCCATCGCGATCGTCGAGCGGAACGCCTCGACGTACAACCCGCTCTTCATCTACGGCGGCGTGGGGCTCGGCAAGACGCACCTGATGCACGCGATCGGCAACGCGGTGCGCGCGAAGTCGGCGAACAAGGTCGTCATGTACATCTCGTCCGAGGAGTTCGTGAACGAGTTCATCACCTCGCTGCGGACGAACAAAATGGACGTGTTCCGGCGCAAGTACCGCAAGTGGTGCGACGTCCTGCTCGTGGACGACATCCAGTTCATCGCCGGCAAGGACGGGACGCAGGACGAGTTCTTCCACACGTTCAACTCCCTGTACGAGGACGGGAAGCAGATCGTCCTCACGTCCGACAAGTACCCGCAGGAGATCCCGGATCTCGAGGAGCGGCTGCGCTCGCGGTTCCAGTGGGGGCTCATCGCCGACATCCAGGCGCCGGAGCTCGAGACCCGTCTCGCGATCCTGAACCGGAAGGCGGAGGACGAGCGGATCGAGCTGCCCGGCGACGTCGCGCTGTTCCTCGGGAGCTCGATCAAGACGAACATCCGCGAGCTCGAGGGCTCGCTCATCAACCTCGCCGCGCACGCGTCGCTCGAGGGGCGACCCATCGATCTCGAGTTCGCGAAGGAGACTTTGAAGCGCGTCATCGCCCTCCACCAGTCCGCGCTCAGCGTGGAGACGGTGCAGCAGGCCGTGTGCAAGCACTTCAACATCTCGCTCTCGGACATGCGGGGGAGCCGTCGCCACCGCTCGGTCTCGCTGCCGCGGCAGGTCGCGATGTACCTGTGCCGCAAGGGGCTCAGGAGCTCGTTCCCGGAGATCGGCCAGCAGTTCGGAGGCAAGGATCACACGACGGCGCTCGCCGCGTGCCGCAAGGTCGAGAGGATGCTCGCCGAGGACAACATGGTCCGGGCGAAGGTCGAGGCGCTCGAGCGGCTGCTGGGATTCTGACCGTTTTTTTCTCCAGGTGGGCCGTGGTGGTATGATCTCCCCAAAGAGGAGGTCTCTCATGGCTCCGTGCAAGCTCCTTGTCATCACGGCGTGCGCCGCGTTCGCGGCGATCGCCGTCACCACTGCGCTCGCGCAGACGCAGGCCGAGTGGCGCGACG is a window from the Pseudomonadota bacterium genome containing:
- the dnaA gene encoding chromosomal replication initiator protein DnaA, whose translation is MTRVKMQQWGNALAAIRGKLSAQVFETWFAPIVATGIGEDRVTLGVPNNFFKEWLTNNYVELIRDALHAELGRRVEVEIEVVCRPLEGGATAPEEREATPSRRIPSLDSRLNPKYTFSNFVVGTSNQLPHAASIAIVERNASTYNPLFIYGGVGLGKTHLMHAIGNAVRAKSANKVVMYISSEEFVNEFITSLRTNKMDVFRRKYRKWCDVLLVDDIQFIAGKDGTQDEFFHTFNSLYEDGKQIVLTSDKYPQEIPDLEERLRSRFQWGLIADIQAPELETRLAILNRKAEDERIELPGDVALFLGSSIKTNIRELEGSLINLAAHASLEGRPIDLEFAKETLKRVIALHQSALSVETVQQAVCKHFNISLSDMRGSRRHRSVSLPRQVAMYLCRKGLRSSFPEIGQQFGGKDHTTALAACRKVERMLAEDNMVRAKVEALERLLGF